From one Streptomyces chromofuscus genomic stretch:
- a CDS encoding ROK family glucokinase, giving the protein MSTYGTFNAPIGSRRATALRTVGTRERRSHLTAPRVPTVGIDIGGTKVMAGVVDADGNILERLRTETPDKSKSPKVVEDTIVELVLDLSDRHDVHAVGIGAAGWVDADRNRVLFAPHLSWRNEPLRDRIAGRLAVPVLVDNDANTAAWAEWRFGAGRGEDHLVMITLGTGIGGAILEDGQVKRGKFGVAGEFGHMQVVPGGHRCPCGNRGCWEQYSSGNALVREARELAAADSPVAYGIIEHVKGSVGDITGPMITELAREGDAMCIELLQDIGQWLGVGIANLAAALDPSCFVIGGGVSAADDLLIGPARDAFKRHLTGRGYRPEARIVRAQLGPEAGMVGAADLARLVARRFRRAKRRRVERHERYERYAQARRSQESL; this is encoded by the coding sequence ATGAGCACCTACGGCACCTTCAACGCCCCCATCGGCTCACGGCGCGCGACAGCGCTGCGCACCGTCGGCACGCGGGAACGCCGTTCCCATCTGACCGCGCCGCGCGTGCCCACCGTCGGCATCGACATCGGCGGCACCAAGGTGATGGCGGGCGTCGTGGACGCCGACGGCAACATTCTGGAGCGGCTCCGCACGGAGACCCCGGACAAGTCCAAGAGCCCCAAGGTCGTCGAGGACACCATCGTCGAGCTGGTCCTGGACCTGTCCGACCGGCACGACGTGCACGCGGTCGGCATCGGCGCGGCCGGCTGGGTCGACGCCGACCGCAACCGCGTCCTGTTCGCCCCGCACCTGTCCTGGCGCAACGAGCCGCTGCGCGACCGCATCGCCGGCCGCCTCGCGGTCCCCGTCCTGGTGGACAACGACGCCAACACCGCCGCCTGGGCCGAGTGGCGCTTCGGCGCCGGCCGCGGCGAGGACCACCTCGTCATGATCACGCTCGGTACCGGCATCGGCGGCGCGATCCTGGAGGACGGCCAGGTCAAGCGCGGCAAGTTCGGCGTCGCCGGCGAGTTCGGTCACATGCAGGTCGTGCCCGGCGGCCACCGCTGCCCGTGCGGCAACCGCGGCTGCTGGGAGCAGTACAGCTCCGGCAACGCGCTGGTGCGGGAGGCCCGCGAGCTGGCCGCCGCCGACTCGCCGGTGGCGTACGGGATCATCGAGCACGTCAAGGGCAGCGTCGGCGACATCACCGGCCCGATGATCACCGAGCTGGCCCGCGAGGGCGACGCGATGTGCATCGAGCTGCTCCAGGACATCGGCCAGTGGCTCGGCGTCGGCATCGCCAACCTGGCCGCCGCCCTCGACCCGTCCTGCTTCGTGATCGGCGGCGGGGTCTCGGCCGCCGACGACCTGCTCATCGGCCCCGCCCGGGACGCCTTCAAGCGGCACCTCACCGGCCGCGGCTACCGCCCCGAGGCCCGGATCGTGCGTGCCCAGCTCGGCCCCGAGGCCGGCATGGTCGGCGCCGCCGACCTCGCCCGGCTGGTCGCCCGCCGCTTCCGGCGCGCGAAACGGCGCCGGGTCGAGCGGCACGAACGCTACGAGCGGTACGCGCAGGCCCGCCGAAGTCAGGAGTCGCTGTGA
- a CDS encoding sugar kinase encodes MTSALPQQPGPNDEPPAPGEDRRHVIRRRALTLLIIVLLIGIPAGYLVISANQSRASGKDKEEKYSARGLTVGWPSKVQRRLYQVPIPHPANKVAWYETNNWKTSRLYVQFQTTHAGLDAFLADVGVTRGDLTKGAITIGARDRHVTGWRFSGPGARPGAHFGLVHVQKNPKPTQDIVVNTGNPTYPMVYVVSRLTP; translated from the coding sequence GTGACGAGTGCCCTGCCGCAGCAGCCCGGCCCCAACGACGAGCCGCCGGCGCCGGGCGAGGACCGCCGCCATGTGATCCGCCGCCGGGCGCTCACCCTGCTCATCATCGTCCTGCTCATCGGCATCCCCGCCGGATACCTCGTGATCTCCGCCAACCAGAGCCGCGCCAGCGGCAAGGACAAGGAGGAGAAGTACTCGGCGCGGGGGCTGACCGTGGGCTGGCCCTCCAAGGTGCAGCGGAGGCTGTACCAGGTGCCGATACCGCATCCGGCCAACAAGGTCGCCTGGTACGAGACGAACAACTGGAAGACCAGCCGGCTCTACGTGCAGTTCCAGACCACGCACGCGGGGCTGGACGCCTTCCTCGCCGACGTCGGCGTCACCCGGGGTGACCTCACGAAGGGCGCCATCACCATCGGCGCGCGCGACCGGCACGTCACGGGCTGGAGGTTCTCGGGCCCCGGCGCCCGTCCCGGCGCGCACTTCGGCCTGGTGCACGTGCAGAAGAACCCCAAACCGACGCAGGACATCGTGGTGAACACGGGCAATCCGACGTATCCGATGGTGTACGTCGTCTCGCGCCTGACTCCCTGA
- a CDS encoding DEAD/DEAH box helicase: MGGSVPVRLAAVFLPAPVPREGRVAFWDPDGEDTSTAPGLTLTRLTVVRPHGAGVRRKEIPALTLPVAEALPSLVRARHDPAAHPAAACWGAVALHALRLTARGRLLPGLTPTGHDAWRAGPLDPEDIAHLRAVAAALPYEGHAVPLPGPGPLRLPEPEALMRAFLDAVADTLPRTPAAEHACGRPFAARAPQPLPAAHEWAAEVAAGMDAGVRISLRLDLAAHDLFDAGEDSDRVRRAGAAIVQVHSLPDPTLVVDAAALWAGDADGDFGPRARVDAALAVRRAARVWAPLDRLAEQDVPDVLPLSEPELADLLGAAASRLAAAGVAVHWPRDLARDLTAAAVVRPAPGSATDGTGFFESEELLQFRWQLALGGEPLSEAEMDALAEAHRPVVRLRDQWVLVDPALVRKARKRELGLLDPVDALSVALTGTAEVDGEQVEAVPVGALAALRDRLTAGVRPAEPPAGLCATLRDYQLRGLAWLDLMTSLGLGGCLADDMGLGKTVTVIALHLKRARTEPTLVVCPASLLGNWQREIERFAPGVPVRRYHGTERTLDDLDGGFVLTTYGTMRSAAATLARQKWGMVVADEAQHVKNPYSATAKALRTIPTPARVALTGTPVENNLSELWALLDWTTPGLLGPLKSFRARHARAVETGEDEEAVTRLARLVRPFLLRRKKSDPGIVPELPPKTETDHPVPLTREQAALYEAVVRESLLAIETAEGMARRGLVLKLLTSLKQVCDHPALYLKEETGPYAGDRLAARSGKLALLDELLDTLLSEDGSALVFTQYVGMARLITSHLSARAVPVDLLHGGTPVPERERMVDRFQGGATPVLVLSLKAAGTGLNLTRAGHVVHFDRWWNPAVEEQATDRAYRIGQTQPVQVHRLITEGTVEDRIAEMLQSKRALADAILGSGEAALTELTDRELADLVSLRRMS, from the coding sequence ATGGGTGGATCCGTGCCCGTGCGGCTGGCGGCTGTCTTCCTGCCCGCGCCGGTGCCCCGGGAGGGGCGGGTGGCCTTCTGGGACCCGGACGGCGAGGACACGTCGACGGCGCCCGGCCTCACGCTCACGCGGCTGACCGTCGTACGACCCCATGGGGCCGGGGTCCGCCGCAAGGAGATCCCGGCGCTGACCCTGCCGGTCGCCGAGGCGCTGCCGTCGCTGGTCCGGGCCCGGCACGATCCGGCCGCCCACCCCGCCGCGGCGTGCTGGGGCGCGGTTGCCCTGCACGCGCTGCGACTCACGGCCCGTGGCCGTCTCCTCCCCGGACTGACCCCCACCGGGCACGACGCCTGGCGGGCCGGCCCCCTCGACCCCGAGGACATCGCCCACCTGCGCGCCGTGGCCGCGGCGCTGCCGTACGAGGGGCACGCGGTGCCGCTGCCCGGCCCGGGACCGCTGCGGCTGCCCGAGCCGGAGGCGCTGATGCGGGCCTTCCTCGACGCGGTCGCGGACACCCTGCCGCGCACCCCCGCCGCCGAGCACGCCTGCGGCAGGCCGTTCGCGGCCCGCGCGCCCCAGCCCCTGCCCGCCGCCCACGAATGGGCCGCCGAGGTCGCCGCCGGGATGGACGCGGGCGTGCGGATCTCGCTGCGCCTGGACCTGGCGGCGCACGACCTGTTCGACGCGGGGGAGGACAGCGACCGGGTGCGCCGGGCGGGCGCGGCGATCGTCCAGGTGCACAGCCTCCCCGACCCGACGCTCGTCGTGGACGCGGCGGCGCTGTGGGCGGGGGACGCGGACGGCGACTTCGGTCCCCGCGCGCGCGTGGACGCCGCCCTCGCGGTCCGGCGCGCGGCGCGCGTGTGGGCGCCGCTGGACCGGCTCGCCGAGCAGGACGTGCCCGACGTGCTCCCCCTGTCCGAGCCGGAGCTCGCCGACCTGCTGGGTGCGGCGGCCTCCCGGCTCGCCGCGGCGGGCGTCGCCGTGCACTGGCCCCGCGACCTGGCACGGGACCTGACGGCGGCGGCGGTCGTACGCCCGGCGCCGGGCTCGGCCACCGACGGCACCGGCTTCTTCGAGAGCGAGGAACTGCTCCAGTTCCGCTGGCAGCTGGCCCTCGGCGGCGAGCCGCTCAGCGAGGCGGAGATGGACGCGCTCGCCGAGGCCCACCGCCCCGTCGTACGGCTGCGCGACCAGTGGGTCCTGGTCGACCCGGCGCTCGTGCGCAAGGCCCGCAAACGGGAACTGGGCCTGCTCGACCCTGTGGACGCGCTGTCCGTCGCGCTCACCGGCACCGCGGAGGTCGACGGCGAGCAGGTCGAGGCGGTTCCCGTCGGCGCGCTCGCGGCGCTTCGCGACCGCCTCACCGCCGGGGTGAGGCCGGCCGAACCGCCCGCCGGCCTGTGCGCCACCCTCCGCGACTACCAGCTCCGGGGCCTGGCCTGGCTCGACCTGATGACCTCCCTCGGCCTCGGCGGCTGCCTCGCCGACGACATGGGACTCGGCAAGACGGTCACCGTCATCGCCCTCCACCTCAAACGGGCCCGCACCGAACCGACTCTGGTCGTCTGCCCGGCGTCGCTGCTCGGCAACTGGCAGCGGGAGATCGAGCGCTTCGCCCCCGGCGTCCCCGTGCGCCGGTACCACGGCACGGAACGCACCCTGGACGACCTCGACGGCGGCTTCGTCCTCACCACGTACGGCACCATGCGGTCGGCGGCGGCGACGCTGGCCCGGCAGAAGTGGGGCATGGTCGTCGCCGACGAGGCGCAGCACGTCAAGAACCCGTACTCCGCGACGGCGAAGGCCCTGCGTACCATCCCGACGCCCGCGCGCGTCGCCCTGACCGGCACCCCCGTCGAGAACAACCTCTCCGAGCTGTGGGCGCTGCTGGACTGGACGACGCCCGGCCTGCTCGGCCCGCTGAAGTCCTTCCGCGCCCGGCACGCACGCGCGGTGGAGACCGGAGAGGACGAGGAGGCGGTGACCCGGCTCGCGCGCCTCGTCCGGCCGTTCCTGCTGCGCCGCAAGAAGTCCGACCCCGGTATCGTCCCCGAGCTGCCGCCCAAGACGGAGACCGACCACCCGGTGCCGCTCACCCGTGAACAGGCCGCGCTGTACGAGGCGGTGGTGCGGGAGTCCCTGCTGGCCATCGAGACGGCCGAGGGCATGGCGCGCCGCGGCCTGGTGCTCAAGCTGCTGACCTCGCTGAAGCAGGTCTGCGACCATCCGGCGCTGTACCTGAAGGAGGAGACCGGCCCGTACGCCGGTGACCGGCTCGCCGCACGCTCGGGCAAACTCGCCCTGCTGGACGAACTGCTGGACACGCTCCTCTCGGAGGACGGCTCGGCGCTGGTCTTCACGCAGTACGTCGGCATGGCCCGCCTGATCACGTCCCACCTGTCCGCACGGGCCGTCCCGGTGGACCTGTTGCACGGCGGCACGCCGGTGCCGGAGCGCGAACGGATGGTGGACCGCTTCCAGGGCGGCGCCACACCGGTGCTGGTCCTGTCCCTCAAGGCCGCCGGCACCGGCCTGAACCTCACCCGCGCGGGCCACGTCGTCCACTTCGACCGCTGGTGGAACCCGGCGGTCGAGGAACAGGCCACCGACCGCGCCTACCGCATCGGCCAGACCCAGCCCGTCCAGGTCCACCGCCTCATCACCGAGGGCACCGTGGAGGACCGCATCGCCGAGATGCTCCAGTCCAAGCGCGCCCTGGCCGACGCGATCCTCGGCTCCGGCGAGGCGGCCCTCACCGAGCTGACGGACCGCGAACTCGCCGACCTCGTGTCGCTGCGGAGGATGTCATGA
- a CDS encoding SWIM zinc finger family protein → MRRAVSARRDVAEDTGTAGGSRGASDPAPGELTDAGAADTSGDVPEGPTSATARPSTRPADAARDALRAARSEREAQAQQAREDIGTTGVEPTPRSAYRTASTSPRPTMRRHQAAQSRRPRELGELLGNAFQSPPSADPTHEHPAAPDDSQPTTPPAPPQDAPPGDTTSHPASPATPPTSPSTPYGTTTPHPASPSMPSEGSASPAATPHVPRSMASPRRDGDLRRTFPAFPPRPSDDDAPFAESWWGNAWISALERGALDVKRLARGRGYAQQGHVDAITVTPGLVLAYVRGSRPRPYRVQVRLRTLDDADWERFLDAAADRPGHIAALLDKEMPHALAEGTVPLLPGPGDLEPHCSCPDRGHPCKHAAALCYQTARLLDADPFVLLLLRGRGERALLDALSRRNATRAARAAQEREPAPLPGVRATDALARQRELPPLPRPLPAPAHPEQPPVHPAAPGGPDPFALDQLATDAAARAHAFLVTGRDPVAELTLWQDAVRLAAGRPGSGLTAGTRALYSSLAAAVGRTPAELARAVAAWRQGGLDGLAVLEEPWDPPAGRFDRARPLLLAADLPAFRPWRNRLTHPGGHVQLRLGRDALWYAYESEPGRDDWWPRGTPDPDPVGALTGLGAGDEL, encoded by the coding sequence CTGCGGCGGGCGGTGTCGGCTCGGCGGGACGTCGCCGAGGACACCGGGACGGCCGGGGGGTCGAGGGGCGCATCGGACCCGGCTCCTGGCGAGTTGACCGATGCCGGTGCCGCCGACACATCCGGCGACGTCCCCGAGGGACCCACTTCGGCAACGGCCCGGCCCTCGACCCGTCCCGCCGATGCCGCGCGCGACGCGTTGCGTGCTGCCCGGAGTGAGCGGGAGGCCCAGGCGCAGCAGGCGAGGGAGGACATCGGGACCACGGGCGTCGAACCGACGCCCCGTTCGGCGTACCGAACCGCATCGACCTCGCCGCGCCCCACCATGCGACGCCACCAGGCTGCTCAATCCCGACGCCCGCGTGAACTGGGTGAGTTGCTCGGCAACGCCTTCCAGTCGCCGCCATCGGCCGACCCGACGCACGAACACCCCGCCGCACCCGACGACTCACAGCCCACGACGCCCCCCGCGCCACCCCAGGACGCACCCCCCGGAGACACCACCTCGCACCCGGCGTCCCCTGCCACGCCTCCCACGTCCCCTTCCACCCCCTACGGGACCACCACCCCCCACCCCGCATCCCCCTCCATGCCCTCGGAGGGCTCCGCATCCCCCGCCGCCACCCCCCACGTCCCCCGCTCCATGGCGTCCCCGCGGCGTGACGGTGACCTGCGTCGTACCTTTCCCGCCTTCCCGCCCCGCCCCTCGGACGACGACGCGCCCTTCGCCGAGAGCTGGTGGGGCAACGCCTGGATCAGCGCGTTGGAGAGAGGCGCGCTGGACGTCAAGCGGCTGGCCAGAGGCCGGGGTTACGCCCAGCAGGGTCATGTGGACGCCATCACGGTGACCCCCGGCCTGGTCCTGGCGTACGTCCGTGGCAGTCGCCCCCGGCCGTACCGTGTGCAGGTGCGGCTGCGCACGCTGGACGACGCGGACTGGGAGCGATTCCTGGACGCCGCCGCCGACCGCCCCGGCCACATCGCCGCGCTGCTCGACAAGGAGATGCCCCATGCGCTGGCGGAGGGCACGGTCCCGCTGCTGCCCGGCCCCGGTGACCTCGAACCGCACTGCAGCTGCCCCGACCGCGGCCACCCCTGCAAGCACGCCGCCGCCCTCTGCTACCAGACCGCCCGCCTGCTCGACGCCGACCCCTTCGTCCTGCTCCTGCTGCGCGGCCGGGGCGAACGCGCACTGCTCGACGCCCTCTCCCGCCGCAACGCCACCCGCGCGGCCCGCGCCGCCCAGGAGCGGGAACCGGCCCCACTGCCCGGCGTGCGGGCCACCGACGCCCTGGCCCGGCAGCGCGAACTGCCGCCGCTTCCCCGTCCGTTGCCCGCCCCAGCGCACCCCGAGCAGCCCCCGGTCCACCCCGCTGCCCCGGGCGGCCCCGACCCGTTCGCGCTGGACCAGCTGGCCACCGACGCCGCCGCCCGCGCCCACGCGTTCCTCGTCACCGGCCGTGACCCGGTGGCGGAGCTGACGCTGTGGCAGGACGCCGTGCGGCTCGCGGCGGGCCGCCCCGGTTCCGGCCTCACCGCCGGCACACGCGCCCTGTACTCCTCACTGGCCGCCGCCGTCGGCCGTACCCCGGCGGAGCTCGCCCGGGCCGTCGCCGCCTGGCGGCAGGGCGGCCTCGACGGCCTGGCCGTACTGGAGGAACCCTGGGACCCACCGGCCGGCCGCTTCGACCGCGCCCGCCCGCTCCTGCTCGCCGCGGACCTGCCCGCCTTCCGCCCCTGGCGCAACCGCCTCACCCACCCGGGCGGCCACGTCCAGCTCCGTCTGGGCCGCGACGCCCTCTGGTACGCCTACGAGTCCGAACCGGGCCGGGACGACTGGTGGCCGCGAGGCACCCCCGACCCCGACCCGGTCGGCGCCCTCACGGGCCTCGGCGCCGGCGACGAACTGTGA